A portion of the Podospora pseudoanserina strain CBS 124.78 chromosome 2, whole genome shotgun sequence genome contains these proteins:
- the PTC2 gene encoding Protein phosphatase 2C 2 (COG:T; EggNog:ENOG503NUIN), with product MGQTLSEPVVEKASENGGDERLLYGVSAMQGWRISMEDSHTTVLDLLAGTKAAKDHSSKLSFFGVFDGHGGDKVALFAGDNIHNIIAKQDTFKAGNYEQALKDGFLATDRAILNDPKYEEEVSGCTACVGLITEDKIYVANAGDSRGVLGVKGRAKPLSFDHKPQNEGEKARITAAGGFVDFGRVNGNLALSRAIGDFEFKKSAELAPEQQIVTAYPDVVVHDLGDDDEFLVLACDGIWDCQSSQAVVEFVRRGIAAKQDLDKICENMMDNCLASNSETGGVGCDNMTMIIVAFLRGRTKEEWYEEIARRVANGDGPCAPPEYAEFRGPGVHHNFDDSDSGYDVEENKQGGGAGRSFGIGGYKGRIIFLGDGTEVLTDSDDTEMFDNSEEDKDLASQVSKASSVEGGEATAGKEQEKKPEPTPEAAGKPSGEAEMKKDA from the exons ATGGGCCAGACACTTTCTGAGCCTGTTGTCGAGAAG GCTTCAGAGAATGGCGGAGACGAACGACTACTCTATGGCGTGTCGGCCATGCAGGGCTGGCGCATCAGCATGGAGGACTCTCACACGACAGTACTCGACCTGCTCGCTGGCACTAAGGCTGCCAAGGACCACAGCTCGAAACTCTCCTTCTTTGGCGTCTTTGATGGCCACGGCGGCGACAAGGTAGCGCTGTTTGCGGGCGACAACATTCACAACATTATTGCGAAGCAGGATACATTTAAAGCCGGCAACTACGAACAGGCTCTCAAGGATGGCTTTTTGGCGACCGACAGAGCTATTCTCAACG ATCCCAAATATGAGGAGGAAGTGTCCGGCTGCACTGCTTGCGTGGGCCTGATTACGGAAGACAAGATCTATGTT GCGAACGCTGGTGACTCGAGAGGCGTCTTGGGCGTAAAGGGCCGGGCGAAGCCCCTTTCTTTTGACCACAAACCACAGAACGAAG GCGAAAAGGCGCGAATTACGGCTGCAGGTGGCTTTGTCGACTTTGGCCGTGTCAACGGGAACCTGGCCCTGTCAAGAGCCATTGGTGATTTCGAATTCAAGAAGAGCGCCGAGCTCGCGCCAGAACAACAAATCGTGACAGCTTATCCGGACGTTGTGGTTCACGACCTgggcgacgacgatgagtTCCTCGTGCTTGCTTGTGACG GCATCTGGGATTGCCAGTCTTCCCAAGCCGTTGTCGAATTCGTCAGGCGTGGAATCGCTGCCAAGCAGGATTTGGACAAGATCTGCGAGAACATGATGGACAACTGCCTGGCCTCCAACTCGGAGACGGGAGGCGTCGGCTGCGACAACATGACCATGATCATTGTCGCTTTCCTCAGGGGACGGACCAAGGAAGAGTGGTATGAGGAGATTGCCCGGCGGGTTGCCAACGGAGACGGTCCTTGTGCCCCGCCCGAATATG CTGAGTTCCGCGGCCCCGGCGTGCATCACAACTTTGATGATAGTGACAGCGGGTATGATGTCGAAGAGAACAAGCAAGGTGGTGGCGCTGGCAGAAGCTTCGGCATCGGTGGTTACAAGGGCCGCATCATCTTCCTGGGTGATGGGACCGAGGTGCTGACCGACTCAGACGACACTGAGATGTTTGACAACTCGGAGGAGGATAAGGATCTCGCAAGCCAGGTGTCCAAAGCGTCGTCGGTCGAGGGCGGCGAAGCTACTGCCgggaaggagcaggagaagaagcccgagCCAACGCCAGAGGCTGCGGGGAAACCTAGCGGCGAGgcggagatgaagaaggacGCTTAA
- the AXL2 gene encoding polarity establishment/cellular polarization (COG:S; EggNog:ENOG503P03D): MDSTFPSVQFNLALSILKNLGTAFCNCCLFWSLLVYTTTYSAHLHAAITLTSSSNLSAVAIMRPQLAAWISILLADLVAAAPTVSFPINSQVPPVARIGQPFAFVFSPSTFTSSFPLTYTLANAPRWLSIDSSNRRLFGTPSEGDVGPGEVVGIPVNLVATDQTGSTTHEATLVVSRNRGPNVEIPLEQQIPNFGIFSSPYSILSGPDAPFSFALDQKTFTSVSNSRLGYCAVMADNTPLPAWVSFDPDKLSFSGRTPPLDSLIQPPQRFAFHLVASDVAGFAGAALQFDLVVGVHQISAEETTIILTAVPGKPVSYTKLKDIVKIDGKPPSTGEVTLDISSDMPAWLSVNKDSWDITGTPTEKSTSTNFTITFQDNFSDTLNITMLVDVESQATKAAGVFKGSLPILTATPGQHFSFDFRPHLVSPDDIEISVSQGDSASWIRFDAGRKTLSGHPPSVSKDTIAALEVSAQSRSSNKSDKLSMKLLIRAAEHSTPNSDTPSDADSTPLGGVLPVGGDAAPSGKVNVVLLGILLPTILSAFVVAFAVFWCYRRQKAKRRPRLTTRDISGPLPGSFVITSNGPNTAPSLPDISHNFDRSFTVGDVFTPEKKMYVESRSSFLTKGGAPTSLATVKLLPPSVRSKHGGAGGGRIPFLGGGSFGAMWLGSSLASIAERSVNDEAGEMDARTAGLLGNKTTGSFQDGIEINIPSVQGTPRSRYNDSPNSPYQPHAMASPRSRSSSAGSDPETFPLRAESRLAHYGPPEITRRFMWPWFRGNNSRSRSSKLRWGSRTHSKQPSTSTVDTFAYKRTGQSIDLGYADAGMAPEVTPPPRARLIGAVPLARPVTRRGPTDASLEGMILSHGQSGMSIPMNAPPTTPGGPGAPSVASQKDISLPPLPDWRESPDDVLGLSYDDLVKNSSFHPSATWQSISTNTNDEWVDETVVSMDTPQRETAKKDMGTPSNWAVLQDSPFIKDWDAGIDSPSPVSIGPGDASTPAGNEKREQQPTSSRTQPSNISAAVGYKREFQRDQSGLPGRSESKGVSLMSGKSREEESDFAVYI, from the exons ATGGACTCGACATTCCCCTCTGTTCAATTTAATCTAGCACTATCCATTCTTAAGAATTTAGGGACA GCATTCTGCAACTGCTGTCTTTTCTGGTCTTTGCTTGTCTATACCACCACGTATTCAGCGCACCTGCATGCTGCTATTACtctcaccagcagcagcaacttgTCTGCCGTCGCCATCATGAGGCCTCAGCTTGCGGCCTGGATATCAATACTCCTCGCAGACCTCGTAGCGGCCGCCCCTACAGTCTCCTTCCCCATCAACTCGCAGGTGCCCCCGGTTGCTCGGATCGGCCAGCCCTTCGCGTTTGtcttctcgccctcgaccTTCACCTCGAGCTTCCCCCTCACGTACACGCTGGCCAATGCCCCCCGATGGCTCTCGAtcgacagcagcaaccggcGTCTTTTTGGCACGCCAAGTGAAGGAGATGTCGGCCCgggcgaggtggtgggaatTCCAGTAAACTTGGTGGCAACAGACCAGACCGGCTCAACAACACATGAAGCTACGCTTGTTGTGTCAAGAAATCGAGGACCCAATGTCGAGATCCCTCTGGAGCAACAAATACCAAACTTTGGCATATTTTCCAGCCCATACTCGATTCTGTCTGGCCCAGACGCGCCATTCTCCTTCGCCTTGGACCAGAAGACGTTTACAAGTGTCTCGAACAGTCGCCTAGGCTACTGCGCTGTCATGGCTGACAATACACCGCTCCCGGCCTGGGTTTCATTCGATCCAGACAAACTGTCCTTCTCCGGACGAACGCCTCCACTTGACTCTTTGATACAACCGCCACAGCGCTTCGCTTTCCACTTGGTTGCTAGCGATGTGGCAGGTTTCGCAGGTGCCGCGTTGCAATTCGATCTCGTGGTGGGAGTTCATCAAATCTCTGCAGAGGAAACGACCATCATCTTGACTGCCGTCCCGGGGAAACCTGTATCTTACACCAAGCTGAAGGATATCGTCAAAATCGACGGGAAGCCACCCAGCACTGGCGAGGTCACACTCGACATAAGCTCCGACATGCCTGCTTGGCTGTCTGTCAACAAAGACAGCTGGGATATTACGGGCACCCCTACGGAAAAGTCCACATCGACCAATTTCACCATAACATTCCAGGACAATTTCTCCGATactctcaacatcaccatgcTGGTGGACGTGGAAAGCCAGGCCACGAAGGCGGCTGGTGTCTTCAAAGGAAGTTTACCGATATTGACAGCCACCCCTGGCCAACATTTTTCCTTTGATTTCCGGCCCCATCTGGTCAGTCCAGACGACATCGAGATTTCAGTTTCGCAGGGCGACTCAGCATCCTGGATCCGGTTCGACGCCGGCCGAAAGACCCTGTCTGGACACCCTCCCTCTGTCTCCAAAGACACCATTGCTGCGCTGGAGGTCTCGGCGCAATCGAGATCATCCAACAAGTCTGACAAGCTGTCCATGAAACTACTCATTCGAGCGGCAGAACACTCTACACCTAACTCCGATACGCCCTCAGATGCAGACTCAACGCCTCTCGGCGGTGTCCTCCCAGTCGGGGGAGATGCTGCTCCAAGCGGGAAGGTCaatgtggtgttgttggggatACTTTTGCCAACAATTTTATCCGCTTTTGTCGTGGCATTCGCCGTGTTCTGGTGCTACCGAAGACAAAAAGCGAAGCGAAGGCCACGGCTTACCACTCGCGATATCTCAGGGCCTCTACCGGGGTCTTTTGTGATCACGTCTAATGGACCCAACACCGCGCCATCTCTCCCCGATATCAGTCACAACTTTGACAGAAGCTTCACTGTCGGCGATGTGTTTACGCCAGAAAAGAAGATGTACGTCGAGTCACGCAGCTCGTTTTTGACCAAGGGGGGCGCGCCTACATCCCTGGCTACCGTCAAGTTACTCCCCCCGAGCGTCCGGTCCAAGCACGGGGGTGCCGGTGGCGGACGGATACCTTTCTTAGGGGGCGGAAGTTTTGGTGCCATGTGGCTCGGGAGCTCTCTGGCGTCTATTGCCGAGAGAAGTGTTAACGACGAGGCGGGCGAGATGGATGCACGTACAGCCGGGCTGCTTGGGAACAAGACAACAGGGTCTTTCCAGGACGGGATTGAGATCAACATTCCCAGCGTTCAAGGGACGCCCAGGTCGAGGTACAATGACTCTCCAAACTCGCCATATCAACCTCATGCGATGGCAAGTCCTCGGTCCCGTTCTTCCTCGGCAGGATCCGACCCAGAGACGTTCCCGCTTCGAGCAGAATCGAGACTGGCACATTACGGACCGCCGGAAATCACGAGGAGATTCATGTGGCCGTGGTTCAGGGGAAACAACTCGAGAAGCCGCAGCTCCAAGCTCCGCTGGGGCTCAAGGACACATAGCAAGCAACCGAGTACGTCGACGGTCGATACATTTGCCTACAAGAGAACAGGGCAGTCTATCGATCTAGGGTATGCCGATGCGGGGATGGCGCCTGAGGTaacaccgcctcctcgtGCAAGACTTATTGGGGCAGTTCCACTGGCTCGGCCAGTAACCAGGAGGGGGCCTACCGATGCGAGTCTGGAAGGCATGATCCTCAGTCATGGCCAGAGTGGGATGAGTATTCCCATGAATGcgccgccaacaacccctgGGGGACCTGGTGCTCCAAGCGTCGCCTCTCAAAAAGACATCTCTCTACCCCCTCTACCCGACTGGCGAGAGTCACCCGACGACGTCCTGGGTCTCTCCTATGATGATCTGGTCAAGAACTCATCTTTCCACCCGTCGGCCACATGGCAATCAATTTCTACAAATACAAACGACGAGTGGGTGGATGAGACAGTCGTGAGCATGGACACGCCACAGAGGGAAACGGCCAAGAAGGATATGGGCACACCGTCTAACTGGGCCGTGTTGCAAGACTCACCATTTATCAAAGACTGGGATGCCGGGATCGACTCGCCGTCGCCCGTGTCGATAGGACCAGGAGACGCTTCCACTCCTGCTGGAAATGAGAagcgggagcagcagccgacGTCATCGAGGACACAGCCGTCCAACATAAGTGCTGCAGTAGGTTACAAGAGAGAATTCCAACGGGACCAGTCTGGACTGCCTGGGCGTAGTGAGTCGAAAGGGGTATCGTTAATGTCGGGCAAAAgtagggaggaggagtcagACTTTGCGGTATATATTTGA
- the EFM6 gene encoding Protein-lysine N-methyltransferase efm6 (EggNog:ENOG503P12E; COG:A) produces the protein MNGRSRSSSPEISPLDFGEDLAPLPVYKAAATTALDFSGLLDEPLKLHEDLSSGCGGQLWPAGMVLAKHMLHYHRDMLQTSRVLELGAGGGIVGLTIAKGCRIDQPLYITDMIDMEPLMQHNIALNELDDRVRGRILNWGEPLSQEIIDFKPDTILAADCVYFEPAFPLLLQTLKDLLTLNPSAIVFFCFKKRRRADMQFLKSARRAFRVTELGDEDRPVFTREGLFLYTITAK, from the exons ATGAACGGCCGATCAAGGTCATCGTCGCCTGAAATCTCACCGCTGGACTTTGGAGAGGATTTGGCTCCTCTGCCCGTCTACAAGGCCGCAGCCACCACGGCCCTGGACTTCTCAGGCCTCTTGGATGAGCCATTGAAGCTTCATGAGGATCTCTCTTCGGGTTGTGGAGGGCAGCTTTGGCCTGCGGGGATGGTGCTCGCCAAACATATGCTGCACTATCATCGGGATATGCTGCAGACCTCCAGAGT TCTCGAGCtcggtgctggcggcggtATTGTCGGACTCACGATTGCAAAGGGCTGCAGGATAGACCAGCCCCTCTACATTACCGACATGATAGACATGGAGCCTCTCATGCAACACAACATTGCTCTGAACGAGCTGGACGACCGGGTCAGAGGCCGCATCCTCAACTG GGGCGAACCTCTCTCACAGGAAATTATCGACTTTAAGCCAGATACCATCCTCGCGGCCGACTGCGTCTACTTTGAGCCGGCCTTTCCCTTGCTTCTGCAGACGCTGAAAGATCTGCTGACGCTGAACCCTTCGGCCATCGTGTTTTTCTGTTTTAAGAAGAGACGGCGGGCTGATATGCAGTTCCTCAAGTCTGCCAGGAGAGCCTTTCGAGTGACTGAGCTCGGGGATGAAGACCGGCCCGTTTTCACCAGAGAGGGCTTGTTTCTGTATACCATCACAGCGAAATAA